The following coding sequences lie in one Phaenicophaeus curvirostris isolate KB17595 chromosome 5, BPBGC_Pcur_1.0, whole genome shotgun sequence genomic window:
- the DUSP8 gene encoding dual specificity protein phosphatase 8 isoform X2, whose product MPVDVMLAPSEDQFWTDMREGQMKLKIRVRRMKESRDARGGFATFSSCFPGLCEGKPAAILPMSISQPCLPVANIGPTRILPHLYLGSQKDVLNKDLMTQNGISYVLNASNSCPKPDFICDSHFMRIPVNDNYCEKLLPWLDKSIEFIDKAKVSSCQVIVHCLAGISRSATIAIAYIMKTMGMSSDDAYRFVKDRRPSISPNFNFLGQLLEYERSLKLLKALKSKGDRGEGDAQQDPAEAAEGGRHPPPPTSEKAEEVPRGTGSVSPNSDPERQGGTPKVLSPTTLQQGLNGLHLSSERIQDTNRLKRSFSLDIKSAYSPGLRQDPPGPSGPGDTPKLCKLDSPSGTGGLSPFSPGADSPDRLSGPDLLLEAKVRQRRKHRHPAGSPAHGLSLNVTGACAARKSPSTEDGLPPRLGQPAAAPGTTAAWSGVHLESPSTPSGDAGWYFGTDSGRSGGSLFAGTGSYPPPFGCGGVAGSCEIRLRDKARAEPRDGRHSWHEEAGAEKQFKRRSCQMEFEETMSEGRAREELGKIGKQSSFSGSMEIIEVS is encoded by the exons GAGGCTTTGCCACCTTCTCATCCTGCTTCCCAGGGCTCTGCGAGGGAAAGCCAGCTGCCATCCTGCCGATGAGCATCTCCCAGCCATGCTTGCCCGTGGCCAACATCGGCCCAACACGTATCCTGCCGCATCTCTACCTGGGCTCCCAGAAAGATGTCCTAAACAAG GACTTAATGACGCAGAATGGGATAAGCTATGTCCTCAATGCCAGCAACTCCTGTCCCAAGCCAGACTTCATCTGTGATAGTCACTTCATGCGCATTCCTGTCAATGACAACTACTGTGAGAAGCTGCTTCCCTGGCTGGACAAATCCATTGAATTCATTG ACAAGGCCAAGGTATCCAGCTGCCAGGTGATTGTGCACTGCTTGGCTGGGATCTCCCGGTCAGCTACCATTGCCATCGCCTACATCATGAAGACCATGGGTATGTCATCAGATGATGCTTACAG GTTTGTTAAGGATCGTCGCCCATCAATCTCACCCAACTTCAACTTCCTGGGCCAGCTCCTGGAGTACGAGAGGAGCCTGAAGCTCCTCAAGGCCCTGAAGTCAAAGGGCGACCGGGGCGAGGGGGATGCCCAGCAGGACCCGGCAGAGGCGGCTGAGGGTGGCCGGCATCCACCACCACCTACCTCAGAGAAGGCCGAGGAGGTGCCAAGAGGCACCGGCTCGGTGTCCCCCAACAGCGACCCCGAGCGACAAGGTGGGACCCCGAAGGTCCTGTCACCCACCACCCTACAGCAGGGGCTCAACGGCTTGCACCTCTCCTCTGAACGCATCCAGGACACTAACCGCCTGAAACGTTCCTTCTCCCTGGACATCAAGTCTGCTTACTCCCCAGGCCTGCGGCAGGACCCCCCTGGACCCTCcggccctggggacacccccaaacTCTGCAAGTTAGACAGCCCCTCGGGCACTGGTGGCCTCAGCCCGTTCTCCCCTGGGGCGGACAGCCCTGACCGGCTGAGTGGGCCTGACCTCCTGCTGGAGGCCAAGGTGAGGCAGCGGCGGAAGCACCGGCACCCGGCAGGCTCGCCAGCCCATGGGCTCAGCCTCAATGTTACTGGGGCGTGCGCTGCACGCAAGAGCCCTAGCACTGAGGATGGGCTGCCACCACGGCTCGGccagcctgctgctgctcctggcaccaCCGCCGCCTGGAGTGGGGTGCACCTGgagtcccccagcaccccctccgGTGACGCCGGCTGGTATTTTGGCACGGACTCTGGCAGGAGCGGCGGGAGCCTGTTTGCGGGCACCGGCTCTTATCCACCGCCGTTCGGCTGCGGTGGGGTGGCAGGCAGCTGTGAGATCAGACTGAGGGACAAGGCGCGAGCCGAGCCGCGGGATGGGCGGCACAGCTGGCACGAGGAAGCCGGCGCTGAGAAGCAGTTCAAGCGGAGGAGCTGCCAGATGGAATTTGAGGAGACCATGTCTGAGGGCAGGGCCCGGGAAGAGCTGGGCAAAATTGGCAAACAGTCCAGCTTTTCGGGCAGCATGGAGATCATTGAGGTGTCCTGA